The following proteins come from a genomic window of Micromonospora zamorensis:
- a CDS encoding TMEM175 family protein, whose translation MSAAPDEAEQPDAGAQVSGIDRMTAFSDGVFAIVITLLVIELRVPEYHEGELLTGLLGEGASYLAFVVSFVYVGVLWLNHHALLRLIRGTTLTLSWINLGVLFGAVIIPFPTAVLASAFTHGDTDDQRAAVALYALSAALMSAPWLVFFGYLHRHPALLRRGVSPEYARTQRLRPVTGLVLYGLSGLLGWFVNPLLGLIGVIVMITYHAVTSEGLPRWLTRR comes from the coding sequence ATGTCCGCAGCACCCGACGAGGCCGAGCAACCCGACGCCGGAGCGCAGGTGTCCGGCATCGACCGGATGACGGCGTTCAGCGACGGCGTCTTCGCCATCGTCATCACCCTGCTGGTCATCGAGTTGCGGGTGCCCGAATACCACGAGGGCGAACTGCTGACCGGCCTGCTCGGCGAGGGCGCCTCCTACCTGGCCTTCGTGGTGTCCTTCGTCTACGTCGGGGTGCTCTGGCTCAACCACCACGCGCTGCTGCGGCTGATCCGCGGCACCACGCTCACACTGAGCTGGATCAACCTCGGCGTGCTCTTCGGCGCGGTGATCATTCCGTTCCCCACCGCGGTGCTGGCGTCGGCGTTCACCCACGGCGACACCGACGACCAACGCGCGGCCGTCGCCCTGTACGCGCTGTCCGCCGCGCTGATGTCGGCCCCCTGGCTGGTGTTCTTCGGCTATCTGCACCGGCACCCGGCGCTGCTGAGGCGTGGGGTCAGTCCCGAGTACGCGCGCACGCAGCGGCTGCGACCGGTCACCGGCCTGGTGCTCTACGGGCTCAGTGGTCTGCTCGGCTGGTTCGTCAACCCGCTGCTGGGCCTGATCGGCGTCATCGTCATGATCACCTATCACGCGGTGACCAGCGAGGGGTTGCCCCGCTGGCTCACCCGTCGCTGA
- a CDS encoding GH1 family beta-glucosidase translates to MPDLSKLPPDFLWGVATAAYQIEGAVDVDGRAPSIWDTFSATPGNVDNGDTGAVACDHYHRWPEDFALLRRLGVDAYRFSVAWPRVMPDGVGRVNPAGLDFYDRLVDTLLADGIRPFVTLYHWDLPQALQDRGGWPERSTAEAFADYAAVVAARLGDRVGDWNTVNEPLCVCWIGHLEGRMAPGERDLTRAVHASHHVLLGHGLATQAIRANAARAASVGLVLNLSPIEAATDRPEDVAAARRADGHVNRWWLDPIHGRGYPADMIATYGVEPPVRGDDLAVIATPTDFLGVNYYFRQLVVDDPTGAAPYARQVPVPGSVETAMGWEMYPAGLERLLVDVHEEYQPGRIIVTESGSAWPDEVTADGRVEDKERTDHLEQHLAACASAVARGVPLDGYFVWSLLDNFEWAYGYDKRFGLVHVDYPTQTRTMKASGLRYAELIRAHQRLARTTGTAAPVA, encoded by the coding sequence GTGCCCGACCTGTCCAAGCTGCCACCCGACTTCCTCTGGGGCGTCGCCACGGCGGCGTACCAGATCGAGGGGGCCGTCGACGTCGACGGCCGGGCACCGTCCATCTGGGACACCTTCTCGGCGACCCCCGGCAACGTCGACAACGGCGACACCGGCGCGGTGGCCTGCGACCACTACCACCGGTGGCCCGAGGACTTCGCGTTGCTGCGCCGGCTCGGCGTGGACGCGTACCGTTTCTCGGTGGCCTGGCCCCGGGTGATGCCCGACGGTGTCGGGCGGGTCAACCCCGCCGGGCTGGACTTCTACGACCGGCTCGTCGACACGCTGCTCGCCGACGGGATCCGGCCGTTCGTCACCCTCTACCACTGGGATCTGCCGCAGGCGTTGCAGGACCGGGGCGGTTGGCCGGAGCGGTCCACCGCCGAGGCGTTCGCCGACTACGCGGCGGTGGTGGCCGCCCGCCTCGGTGACCGGGTCGGCGACTGGAACACGGTCAACGAGCCGCTCTGCGTGTGCTGGATCGGGCACCTGGAGGGGCGGATGGCCCCCGGCGAGCGGGACCTCACCCGCGCGGTGCACGCCTCGCACCACGTGCTGCTCGGGCACGGGCTGGCCACTCAGGCGATCCGCGCCAACGCCGCCCGGGCGGCCTCGGTGGGCCTGGTGCTCAACCTCAGCCCGATCGAGGCGGCCACCGACCGACCCGAGGATGTCGCGGCTGCCCGCCGGGCGGACGGGCACGTCAACCGGTGGTGGCTGGACCCGATCCACGGGCGGGGCTACCCCGCCGACATGATCGCCACCTACGGCGTCGAGCCACCGGTACGCGGCGACGACCTCGCGGTGATCGCCACGCCCACCGACTTCCTCGGGGTGAACTACTACTTCCGTCAACTGGTGGTCGACGACCCGACCGGCGCGGCACCGTACGCCCGGCAGGTGCCGGTGCCCGGCTCGGTGGAGACCGCGATGGGCTGGGAGATGTACCCGGCGGGGCTGGAGCGGCTGCTGGTCGACGTGCACGAGGAGTACCAGCCGGGTCGGATCATCGTCACCGAGAGCGGTTCGGCCTGGCCGGACGAGGTCACCGCGGACGGCAGGGTGGAGGACAAGGAGCGCACCGACCACCTGGAGCAGCACTTGGCGGCGTGCGCGTCGGCGGTGGCCCGGGGTGTGCCGCTGGACGGCTACTTCGTCTGGTCGCTGTTGGACAACTTCGAGTGGGCGTACGGCTATGACAAGCGCTTCGGGTTGGTGCACGTCGACTACCCGACCCAGACCCGGACGATGAAGGCGAGCGGCCTGCGTTACGCCGAGCTGATCCGCGCCCACCAGCGTCTCGCCCGCACGACCGGGACGGCCGCACCGGTGGCCTGA
- a CDS encoding nucleotidyltransferase family protein yields MPVTAGLLLAAGAGRRYGRPKALVELDGVPLVRRGITLLRDGGCTPVHVVLGAGADDVPDLPGAVPVRHDGWPEGLGSSLRRGLASLPADAPAAVVVLVDQPLLSPVAVRRVRAAYAGGALVAVATYAGRPGHPVLLTRETWPLLDRYAVGDRGARDLLRDRPDLVVEVPCDDVGAPLDVDTPADLLRLRALSDG; encoded by the coding sequence ATGCCGGTGACCGCTGGGCTGCTGCTGGCCGCCGGCGCGGGGCGGCGGTACGGCCGTCCGAAGGCGCTGGTCGAGCTGGACGGGGTGCCGCTGGTGCGGCGCGGGATCACGCTGCTCCGCGACGGCGGTTGCACACCCGTGCACGTGGTGCTCGGCGCCGGCGCCGACGACGTGCCCGATCTGCCCGGCGCGGTGCCGGTCCGACACGACGGCTGGCCCGAAGGGCTGGGATCGTCGCTGCGCAGGGGCCTGGCCTCCCTGCCGGCCGACGCGCCGGCCGCGGTCGTGGTCCTCGTCGACCAGCCGCTGCTCAGCCCGGTCGCGGTCCGCCGGGTGCGGGCCGCGTACGCCGGCGGTGCGCTCGTCGCGGTCGCCACCTACGCCGGTCGGCCGGGGCACCCGGTGCTCCTGACTCGGGAGACCTGGCCGCTGCTGGACCGGTACGCAGTCGGCGACCGGGGTGCCCGCGACCTGCTGCGCGACCGGCCGGACCTGGTGGTCGAGGTGCCCTGCGACGACGTCGGCGCACCGCTCGACGTGGACACCCCGGCCGACCTGCTGCGGCTGCGCGCCCTCAGCGACGGGTGA